In Oryza brachyantha chromosome 1, ObraRS2, whole genome shotgun sequence, the following are encoded in one genomic region:
- the LOC102708003 gene encoding peroxisomal membrane protein PEX14 isoform X2 gives MAAQSSTPSPQDGSGGGELSENLILQAPQPIREDYIQNAVNFLGHPKVKGSPVFYRRSFLEKKGLTKEEIDEAFRRVPDPQPSSTDVAAVGSQQASIPNQSAGVQPYKTVQSPQAVNIGPMVPDAQPQLSWSRTLIGVGVFLGVGASAAVALKKLFIPRLKSWTQRAHAEGDENCDNKLKSKFYEEIKEAIQASASAFSDIAKTNQELLASKDEDKKILTSLARAFDLQAEAFRSLSMSLNHMSENRFSQYNIMEDHFQSSPWNGPSNNSWRPSQQTNAYNTSPRNDFDSGRHPFIPVPGEPTSGAFPRSYVEQRTQRSGYGFQQQMSNDRWSPGATPLTNYHGAPPPYQYHHHGVNAVDEAPAPAPPVESPFQRRWVPPQPPGVVMPEAVAAIRQPRQPVAAAAAAAAAAPRSSESAATEQPESGDVAGVAAMANAGNGEAEQEREAAA, from the exons ATGGCCGCCCAATCTTCCACTCCCTCTCCGCAag ATGGTTCTGGTGGAGGTGAATTATCAGAAAATTTGATACTCCAAGCCCCGCAGCCAATACGGGAGGATTACATACAAAATGCTGTTAACTTTCTTGGACATCCAAAAGTGAAGGGTTCTCCAGTATTTTACAGGCGCTCTTTTCTGGAAAAGAAAGGCCTTACGAAGGAAGAAATCGATGAAGCCTTCCGTCGGGTTCCT GATCCACAGCCAAGCAGTACAGATGTTGCAGCTGTTGGTTCACAACAAG CCAGCATCCCAAATCAATCTGCTGGGGTACAACCTTACAAGACAGTTCAATCACCGCAGGCAGTTAACATTGGTCCTATGGTTCCAGATGCACAGCCGCAACTTAGCTGGTCGCGTACTCTCATTGGTGTAGGTGTTTTTCTCGGAGTTGGGGCTAGTGCTGCTGTCGCCCTCAAG AAATTGTTCATTCCTAGGCTAAAGTCTTGGACCCAAAGAGCTCATGCAGAAGGGGATGAAAATTGTGACAACAAACTTAAATCCAAGTTTTATGAAGAAATCAAAGAAGCCATACAAGCTTCTGCATCAGCGTTTTCTGATATTGCTAAAACAAACCAAGAGTTGCTTGCTTCAAAGGATGAAG ATAAGAAGATCCTTACAAGTTTGGCACGAGCATTTGATTTGCAAGCAgaggcttttagatcattgaGCATGTCCTTAAATCATATGAGTGAGAATCGGTTTTCCCAGTACAATATAATGGAAGATCATTTTCAATCTTCCCCATGGAATG GGCCAAGTAACAATTCATGGAGACCTTCTCAG CAAACAAATGCGTACAACACATCACCACGTAATGATTTTGACTCTG GGAGGCATCCGTTCATTCCAGTGCCTGGAGAACCTACATCTGGAGCATTTCCGAGATCCTATGTTGAG CAACGGACGCAGAGGTCTGGGTATGGATTTCAGCAGCAGATGAGCAATGACAGGTGGAGCCCCGGCGCCACGCCATTGACGAACTACCATGGTGCTCCTCCTCCGTATCAGTATCACCACCATGGGGTCAACGCCGTCGATGAggctccagctccagctcctccGGTTGAAAGCCCATTCCAGCGTCGTTGGGTTCCCCCACAGCCACCAGGCGTCGTCATGCCTGAGGCCGTGGCCGCCATACGGCAGCCCAGGCAGCCAGTTgctgcggcagcggcagcggcagcagcagcaccgagATCGTCTGAATCAGCCGCAACGGAGCAGCCAGAGTCAGGTGATGTTGCTGGtgtcgccgccatggccaatGCTGGCAATGGCGAGGCTGAGCAAGAGCGGGAAGCAGCTGCTTGA
- the LOC102708003 gene encoding peroxisomal membrane protein PEX14 isoform X1: protein MAAQSSTPSPQDGSGGGELSENLILQAPQPIREDYIQNAVNFLGHPKVKGSPVFYRRSFLEKKGLTKEEIDEAFRRVPDPQPSSTDVAAVGSQQASIPNQSAGVQPYKTVQSPQAVNIGPMVPDAQPQLSWSRTLIGVGVFLGVGASAAVALKKLFIPRLKSWTQRAHAEGDENCDNKLKSKFYEEIKEAIQASASAFSDIAKTNQELLASKDEDKKILTSLARAFDLQAEAFRSLSMSLNHMSENRFSQYNIMEDHFQSSPWNGPSNNSWRPSQQTNAYNTSPRNDFDSGRHPFIPVPGEPTSGAFPRSYVEQQRTQRSGYGFQQQMSNDRWSPGATPLTNYHGAPPPYQYHHHGVNAVDEAPAPAPPVESPFQRRWVPPQPPGVVMPEAVAAIRQPRQPVAAAAAAAAAAPRSSESAATEQPESGDVAGVAAMANAGNGEAEQEREAAA from the exons ATGGCCGCCCAATCTTCCACTCCCTCTCCGCAag ATGGTTCTGGTGGAGGTGAATTATCAGAAAATTTGATACTCCAAGCCCCGCAGCCAATACGGGAGGATTACATACAAAATGCTGTTAACTTTCTTGGACATCCAAAAGTGAAGGGTTCTCCAGTATTTTACAGGCGCTCTTTTCTGGAAAAGAAAGGCCTTACGAAGGAAGAAATCGATGAAGCCTTCCGTCGGGTTCCT GATCCACAGCCAAGCAGTACAGATGTTGCAGCTGTTGGTTCACAACAAG CCAGCATCCCAAATCAATCTGCTGGGGTACAACCTTACAAGACAGTTCAATCACCGCAGGCAGTTAACATTGGTCCTATGGTTCCAGATGCACAGCCGCAACTTAGCTGGTCGCGTACTCTCATTGGTGTAGGTGTTTTTCTCGGAGTTGGGGCTAGTGCTGCTGTCGCCCTCAAG AAATTGTTCATTCCTAGGCTAAAGTCTTGGACCCAAAGAGCTCATGCAGAAGGGGATGAAAATTGTGACAACAAACTTAAATCCAAGTTTTATGAAGAAATCAAAGAAGCCATACAAGCTTCTGCATCAGCGTTTTCTGATATTGCTAAAACAAACCAAGAGTTGCTTGCTTCAAAGGATGAAG ATAAGAAGATCCTTACAAGTTTGGCACGAGCATTTGATTTGCAAGCAgaggcttttagatcattgaGCATGTCCTTAAATCATATGAGTGAGAATCGGTTTTCCCAGTACAATATAATGGAAGATCATTTTCAATCTTCCCCATGGAATG GGCCAAGTAACAATTCATGGAGACCTTCTCAG CAAACAAATGCGTACAACACATCACCACGTAATGATTTTGACTCTG GGAGGCATCCGTTCATTCCAGTGCCTGGAGAACCTACATCTGGAGCATTTCCGAGATCCTATGTTGAG CAGCAACGGACGCAGAGGTCTGGGTATGGATTTCAGCAGCAGATGAGCAATGACAGGTGGAGCCCCGGCGCCACGCCATTGACGAACTACCATGGTGCTCCTCCTCCGTATCAGTATCACCACCATGGGGTCAACGCCGTCGATGAggctccagctccagctcctccGGTTGAAAGCCCATTCCAGCGTCGTTGGGTTCCCCCACAGCCACCAGGCGTCGTCATGCCTGAGGCCGTGGCCGCCATACGGCAGCCCAGGCAGCCAGTTgctgcggcagcggcagcggcagcagcagcaccgagATCGTCTGAATCAGCCGCAACGGAGCAGCCAGAGTCAGGTGATGTTGCTGGtgtcgccgccatggccaatGCTGGCAATGGCGAGGCTGAGCAAGAGCGGGAAGCAGCTGCTTGA
- the LOC102708003 gene encoding peroxisomal membrane protein PEX14 isoform X3 yields MAAQSSTPSPQDGSGGGELSENLILQAPQPIREDYIQNAVNFLGHPKVKGSPVFYRRSFLEKKGLTKEEIDEAFRRVPDPQPSSTDVAAVGSQQDAQPQLSWSRTLIGVGVFLGVGASAAVALKKLFIPRLKSWTQRAHAEGDENCDNKLKSKFYEEIKEAIQASASAFSDIAKTNQELLASKDEDKKILTSLARAFDLQAEAFRSLSMSLNHMSENRFSQYNIMEDHFQSSPWNGPSNNSWRPSQQTNAYNTSPRNDFDSGRHPFIPVPGEPTSGAFPRSYVEQQRTQRSGYGFQQQMSNDRWSPGATPLTNYHGAPPPYQYHHHGVNAVDEAPAPAPPVESPFQRRWVPPQPPGVVMPEAVAAIRQPRQPVAAAAAAAAAAPRSSESAATEQPESGDVAGVAAMANAGNGEAEQEREAAA; encoded by the exons ATGGCCGCCCAATCTTCCACTCCCTCTCCGCAag ATGGTTCTGGTGGAGGTGAATTATCAGAAAATTTGATACTCCAAGCCCCGCAGCCAATACGGGAGGATTACATACAAAATGCTGTTAACTTTCTTGGACATCCAAAAGTGAAGGGTTCTCCAGTATTTTACAGGCGCTCTTTTCTGGAAAAGAAAGGCCTTACGAAGGAAGAAATCGATGAAGCCTTCCGTCGGGTTCCT GATCCACAGCCAAGCAGTACAGATGTTGCAGCTGTTGGTTCACAACAAG ATGCACAGCCGCAACTTAGCTGGTCGCGTACTCTCATTGGTGTAGGTGTTTTTCTCGGAGTTGGGGCTAGTGCTGCTGTCGCCCTCAAG AAATTGTTCATTCCTAGGCTAAAGTCTTGGACCCAAAGAGCTCATGCAGAAGGGGATGAAAATTGTGACAACAAACTTAAATCCAAGTTTTATGAAGAAATCAAAGAAGCCATACAAGCTTCTGCATCAGCGTTTTCTGATATTGCTAAAACAAACCAAGAGTTGCTTGCTTCAAAGGATGAAG ATAAGAAGATCCTTACAAGTTTGGCACGAGCATTTGATTTGCAAGCAgaggcttttagatcattgaGCATGTCCTTAAATCATATGAGTGAGAATCGGTTTTCCCAGTACAATATAATGGAAGATCATTTTCAATCTTCCCCATGGAATG GGCCAAGTAACAATTCATGGAGACCTTCTCAG CAAACAAATGCGTACAACACATCACCACGTAATGATTTTGACTCTG GGAGGCATCCGTTCATTCCAGTGCCTGGAGAACCTACATCTGGAGCATTTCCGAGATCCTATGTTGAG CAGCAACGGACGCAGAGGTCTGGGTATGGATTTCAGCAGCAGATGAGCAATGACAGGTGGAGCCCCGGCGCCACGCCATTGACGAACTACCATGGTGCTCCTCCTCCGTATCAGTATCACCACCATGGGGTCAACGCCGTCGATGAggctccagctccagctcctccGGTTGAAAGCCCATTCCAGCGTCGTTGGGTTCCCCCACAGCCACCAGGCGTCGTCATGCCTGAGGCCGTGGCCGCCATACGGCAGCCCAGGCAGCCAGTTgctgcggcagcggcagcggcagcagcagcaccgagATCGTCTGAATCAGCCGCAACGGAGCAGCCAGAGTCAGGTGATGTTGCTGGtgtcgccgccatggccaatGCTGGCAATGGCGAGGCTGAGCAAGAGCGGGAAGCAGCTGCTTGA
- the LOC102708284 gene encoding serine/threonine/tyrosine-protein kinase HT1-like — protein sequence MKSLQCFKQGSGGGQGKRLERRLSLGDYKKAVSWSKYLVAPPGARIRGGGEELWSADLSKLEIRTKFATGRHSRVYSGRYGGREVAIKMVSQPEEDAALAAELERQFASEVALLLRLRHPNIISFVAACKKPPVFCIITEYMAGGSLRKYLHQQEPHSVPIELVLKLALEIARGMSYLHSQGILHRDLKSENILLDGDMSVKVADFGISCLESQCGNGKGFTGTYRWMAPEMIKEKHHTRKVDVYSFGIVLWEILTALVPFSEMTPEQAAVAVALKDSRPPLPPSCPVAISHLITQCWATNPDRRPQFDDIVAILESYREALEEDPSFLVSYIPPPPHHHQQHHQQSLLRCFPRCRTTRRSASLRV from the exons ATGAAGAGCCTGCAATGCTTCAAGcagggcagcggcggcggccaggggAAGAGGCTGGAGCGGCGGCTGTCACTCGGGGATTACAAGAAGGCCGTGTCCTGGTCCAAGTACCTAGTGGCTCCGCCGGGCGCCAGGAtccgtggcggtggcgaggagcTGTGGAGCGCCGACCTGTCCAAGCTGGAGATCCGGACCAAGTTCGCCACGGGCCGGCACAGCCGCGTCTACTCCGGCCGGTACGGCGGCCGCGAGGTGGCCATCAAGATGGTTAGCCAGCCTGAGGAggacgccgccctcgccgccgagctcgagcGCCAGTTCGCCTCCGAggtcgccctcctcctccgcctccgccaccccAACATCATCTCG TTTGTTGCAGCATGTAAGAAACCACCAGTCTTCTGTATCATTACCGAGTACATGGCAGGTGGCTCCCTTAGGAAATATCTACATCAGCAAGAACCTCATTCTGTTCCAATTGAATTAGTACTGAAGTTAGCTTTAGAGATTGCTCGTGGAATGAGCTACCTACACTCACAAGGCATACTTCACAGAGACTTGAAATCGGAGAATATACTTCTCGATGGAGATATGTCAGTAAAAGTGGCAGATTTCGGAATTTCGTGCTTAGAATCACAGTGTGGAAATGGTAAGGGTTTTACTGGGACATATAGATGGATGGCTCCAGaaatgataaaagaaaaacaccatACGAGGAAGGTTGATGTGTACAGCTTTGGAATTGTCTTGTGGGAGATTTTGACTGCTTTGGTACCATTCAGTGAGATGACTCCTGAGCAAGCTGCAGTTGCTGTTGCCTTAAAG GATTCAAGGCCACCACTGCCTCCTTCATGCCCTGTGGCAATAAGCCATCTGATAACTCAGTGCTGGGCCACCAATCCAGACAGAAGGCCTCAGTTCGACGACATTGTTGCCATACTCGAGAGCTACAGAGAAGCTCTTGAAGAGGATCCATCCTTCTTGGTGTCATATATACCCCCTCCGCCGCACCATCACCAGCAGCATCACCAACAGAGCCTTCTCCGGTGCTTCCCTCGCTGCAGGACCACTCGACGATCTGCGTCTCTGAGAGTATGA
- the LOC107304035 gene encoding RNA exonuclease 4-like → MDSSSDAHRRNRCAACFREFKKKEHLVEHMRTSLHSPHDPRCAVCGKHCRSLDALRDHLTGALPKPECAAAFVSRGCELCLDVLPTDTARRSHTCPRSPPAGGVLALGCKMVGAGSDGSLDVCARVCVVDEQERVVFESFVKPQIPVTHYRYETTGIRPEHLRDAMTPKQAARRVQELLLNGEPAWKARSSRGRARILVGHGLDHDLEALGMDYPAYLKRDTARYPPLMKTSNSRLSNSLKYLTLTYLGYSIQAGGRHQHPYDDCVAALRLYRRMRARPHSRDAGAGAGVGPHAPPPTAVEAFPAWRQRELERMSPEELLQLSTTDYYCWCLDATPTTT, encoded by the exons ATGGATAGCTCTTCAGATGCTCATAG GAGGAACAGGTGCGCGGCGTGCTTCAGGGAGTTCAAGAAGAAGGAGCACCTGGTGGAGCACATGAGGACGTCGCTGCACTCGCCGCACGACCCTCGCTGCGCCGTCTGCGGCAAGCACTGCCGCTCCCTCGACGCCCTCCGCGACCACCTCACCGGCGCCCTCCCCAAGCCggagtgcgccgccgcctttgtCTCCCGCGGCTGCGAGCTCTGCCTCGACGTCCTCCCCACCGACACCGCGCGCCGCTCCCACACCTGCCCCAGGtccccgccggccggcggcgtcctgGCCCTCGGCTGCAAGATggtcggcgccggcagcgacgggtCCCTGGACGTGTGCGCCCGCGTGTGCGTGGTGGACGAGCAGGAGCGCGTGGTGTTCGAGAGCTTCGTGAAGCCGCAGATCCCGGTGACCCACTACCGGTACGAGACGACGGGCATCCGGCCGGAGCACCTGCGCGACGCCATGACGCCGAagcaggcggcgcggcgggtgcAGGAGCTGCTGCTGAACGGCGAGCCGGCGTGGAAGGCGCGGAGCAGCCGCGGGAGGGCGAGGATCCTGGTCGGGCACGGGCTGGACCACGACCTGGAGGCGCTGGGCATGGACTACCCGGCGTACCTGAAGCGGGACACGGCGAGGTACCCGCCGCTGATGAAGACGAGCAACAGCCGGCTGAGCAACTCGCTCAAGTACCTCACCCTCACCTACCTCGGCTACAGCATCCAGGCCGGCGGACGCCACCAGCACCCCTACGACGACTgcgtcgccgcgctgcgccTGTACCGGCGGATGCGCGCGCGGCCGCACAGCagggacgccggcgccggcgccggcgtggggCCGCacgccccgccgccgacggcggtCGAGGCGTTCCCGGCGTGGAGGCAGCGGGAGCTGGAGCGCATGTCGCCGGAGGAGCTCCTGCAGCTGTCGACGACGGACTACTACTGCTGGTGCCTCGACGCCACGCCCACGACTACCTAA